GGTGCACGACGACGCCCCGCCCGGTCAGGACCAGCGCGGCCGACGTCCCGATGAGGCCGGTGCCGATGACAAGTGCGGTTCTCACTGGGCGATGTCCTTGCGCAGCGCGCCCGCCGAGCCCAGGTAGACATGCGCGATGTCGGCGCGCGGCAGGTCGGACTCGATGTGCGCGAGGACCCGTACGACGCGGGGCATCGCGCCTTCGATGTCCAGTTCCTGTGCGCAGATCAGCGGAACGTCGACGATGCCGAGCTTGCGCGCCGCGGCTGCCGGGAAGTCGCTGTGCAGGTCGGGGGTGGCCGTGAACCAGATACTGATCAGCTCGTCGGCGGTCAGCCCGTTCCGCTCCAGGATGGCGGTGAGCAGCTCGCTGACCTGCTCGTCCATGTGACCGGCTTCGTCCCGCTCCAGCTGGACGGCGCCCCGGACCGCTCGTACCGCCACGGTGATGCTCCTCGTTCATGTACGGATCGGCTCTGCCGCGGCCAGCCTAGCCAGCCCTCGGCGGCCCGGCCCACGGCGCCCGCCTGCCGAGACGGCCGCCCCTTCTCGCTTCGCGCTCTCCACTCCTCGCTCTCGCTCCCCGATGTCCGCTCTCGCCCTCCAATCTCCGCCAAGTGGCTCCTGTGCGCCTCTGGACGCGGGGGCCACGGTCCGCTTCCATGGTGAGGCTGTCCGCGCCAGGCCTCGGGGGAGGCACGATGAAGCGTTCCGGACCACTTTTCACGCTCCTCGCGGGACTGCTGCTCGCCCTGTTCATGCTGTCGCTCAACGCGACGACCGGGACGCGCAGCACGACGACCGGGAGCGATGAGCCCGCCGACGCCGTGTCGGCGAGCCCGGCACCCGGGGTGACGGCCACGGTGTCGCCGACCAAGCAGTCACCGTCGCCCGGCCCGTCGAAGTCCGAACCCGGGTCCGCCGTGCCGAACGCCGACTACGCGGGCCGTACCGACGACGACTCCTCCGCGGTCGCGGTGACACTGCGCGACGGCAAGGCGGTCGCGTACTTCTGCGACGGCCGGGACCAGGAGTCGTGGCTGAGGGGCGATGTCGAGTCCGACGGCAGCATGCGTCTCACGAACAAGAAGAAGCAGGTCCTCACCGGCACCCTGGCGGGCAGGCGGATCACCGGCACGGTCGACATGGGAGCGCGGCGGTACGGCTTCACGGCCGACAAGTCCCTGAAGCCGAACGCGCTGTACCGCGCCACCGACACCGTGGCCGACACCAAGATCGACGGCGGGTGGATCGTGCTGCAGGACGACAGCCAGGTCGGCATCCTCAGGCGGGACGGCAAGGCGGGCCCCGCGCCCCGTATCGACCCGGCGACCGGCACCGTCACGGTCGACGGTAAGCAGCTCACCGCCCGCCCCGTGACTCCGTAACTCCGTGACCGCGAGATCGCGTGACCGCTGGGAGCCGACCATGACAGTGGACCCGAACGCCGCAACCCAGGGTTTTCCCGCGCCCGACCCAGCGCGCCGGGGCCCGGGGGCCGCCCGCTATCTCGTACCCGCCCTGGTCGCCGGCGCCGTCGCGGTCGGCCTCGGCGTCTACGGAAACGTGCACGACCCGGAGGGCACCGCCTTCAACCTCGCGGGCTTCAGCAGCACGAGCGCGGTGAAGTCCTGGCTGGCCACGGTCGCGGTGGGCTTCGCTGTCGTCCAGCTGGTCTCGGCACTGATGCTGTACGGGCGGCTGCCGGGCCCGAGCTGGTCGGGGGTACTGCACCGCTGGTCGGGCCGGATCGCGTTCCTGGTCGCGGTACCGGTGGCGGTGCACTGCCTGTACGCGCTGGGCTATCAGACATATGAACCGCGCGTCCTGTGGCACTCACTCCTGGGGTGCTTCTTCTTCGGCGCCTTCAGCGCCAAGATGCTGCTGCTGCGCGCGGAGCGGCTGCCCGGCTGGCTGCTGCCCGTCGTCGGCGGGCTCGTCTTCTCCGCCCTCACCGTGATCTGGCTGACCTCCGCCCTCTGGTTCTTCCGCACCTTCGGAGTGACGACATGACGAATCCCGCGACGCGGCGCACGGTGCTCGCGACGGGCGCCGCGAGCGCGGCGGGCGCGCTGCTCCTGGGCTGCAGCAAGTACGGGGACGAGAACGACGGGGGTGACACGGAGAAGCCGGCACCCGCAGGCAAGGAACTCACCGGGACCGCCGACGTCCCGGTCGGCGGCGGCAGGATCTTCAAGGAGGAGAAGGTCGTCGTCACCCAGCCGGAGAAGGGCGGCTTCAAGGCCTTCTCGGCGGTCTGCACCCACCAGGGCTGCGTCGTCGCCGACGTCTCCGACGGCACGATCAACTGCAAGTGCCACGGCAGCAGGTTCCGCGTCGCCGACGGCTCGGTGGCCGGCGGCCCCGCCCCGAAGCCGCTTCCGGCGAGGCAGATCACGGTCGAGGGCGACTCGATCAGCCTCGCCTGAGCCTCTTCGAGGCCGGGCGCGCGGGAAGGCCGGGCGCGCGGGCGGAAAATCCGGCCGCGTGGGCGGGACGGCGGCGAACCGGGCGGCTCAGGCGTCCCAGAGCGCGCCCAGCGCCGCCAGGTCACCCTGGTGCTCGACCCTGTCGGCCCACTCCGTGGGCCAGGCCTCGGCGCCGAGGTACGCCCCCGCGAAGGCACCGGCCAGACACGCGATCGAGTCCGAGTCCCCCGATGTGCAGGCGGCCCGGCGCAGGGCCGTCACCGGCTCGGCCACGAAGAGCAGGAAACTCAGCAGGCCGGTGGCGAGGGCCTCCTCGGCGATCCATCCGGCGCCGGTGGCCAGGCAGGGGTCCGTCTCGGGCGACGGCGACCGCAGGGCCTGCCGGAGCCGGTCCAGCGCCGCCAGGCACTCGTCCCAGCCGCGCGTGATGAAGTGCTCGGGCGTCGGATCCTGGGCGCGGGTCCACAGATCACCGAGCCAGCGCTCGTGGTAGCGCGTGCGGTTCTCGTACGCGTACGAGCGGAGCTGTCCGACCAGGCCGGTCGGTTCGGCGCCCTGCGCGAGCAGCCGTATCGCGTGCGCCGTGAGGTCGGAGGCGGCCAGCGCCGTCGGGTGGCCGTGCGTGAGGGCGGCCTGCAACTGGGCCGCGACCGCGCGCTGTTCGTCGCTGAGGCCCGGGGCGAGACCGAGGGGCGCCACCCGCATGTTGGCGCCGCAGCCCTTCGATCCCAGCTGGCTGGCGTCCTGCCAGGGCAGGTCCGCGCGCTCCAGCAGTGCGCAGGCCGTGAGGCAGGTGTTGCCCGGGGCGCGGTTGTTCTCCGGCGACCGGTTCCAGGCGATGAACTCCCCGCGCAGCGACTCCGCCAGTTCCCGTGGGCCGAGCAGCCCCCGGTCCATGGCGGCGCGCAGCCCTCGCGCCACCGCGAGGGTCATCTGGGTGTCGTCGGTGATGTGGGCGGGGTCCGGCAGTTCCAGTTCCCGCCAGGGTCCGTACGCGGCGAGGATCGAGGGCACGTCCTTGAACTCGGTCGGGGCGCCGAGCGCGTCCCCGAGGGCGAGCCCCGTCAACGCCCCGGTGGCGGCCTGCTTCCTGACGGTCGTGGTCATGAGGACGGTCCTTTCGAGGACGAGGACAAAGCCGAAGCCGAAGCCGCAGTTGAAACCGAGGGCGAGGAGGCCGCCGGGTCCTGCGGGCCCGGCGAGTCCTGCGGGCCCGCAGGACCCGGCGCGGGTGGTGCCGCCCGCAGCAACGGCGGATGCAACCCCGTGGCAGCCCCCGCGCGATACAGCGCGGCCGGCTTCCCCCGCCCCCCGGTCAGCCGCGCCGCCCCCGGGACCGGTTCGACGAACCCGGCCGTGGCGAGGACCTTGCGCCGGAAGTTCGGGCGGTCGAGCGCGGCCCCCCACACCGTCTCGTAGACCTGCTGCAGCTCCCCGAGGGTGAACTCCGGTGGGCAGAACGCGGTGGCGAGGCAGGTGTACTCCAGCTTCGCGCCGATCCGTTCCCGGGCGTCGGCGAGGATCCGCCCGTGGTCGAAGGCGAGCGGCCCGAGTCCGTCGTACGGCAGCCAGTGCGCGCTGGCCGCGTCTCCGCCGCCGCGCGGCTCGGGAGGGTCGGGCAGCAGTGCGGTGTACGCCACGGAGACCACCCGCATCCGGGGATCGCGCTCCGGCTCGCTGTATGTGCGCAGTTGCTCCAGGTGCAGTCCGGAGACGTCCGCCAGACCGGTCTCCTCGGCGAGTTCACGCCGGGCGGCCGTCTCGGCGGACTCGGCGGGCAGCACGAATCCCCCGGGCAGCGCCCGGCATCCCGCGTACGGCTCCTGTCCGCGCTCGATCAGCAGCACCTGGAGCGCGCCCGCCCGGACCGTGAACACCGCGAGATCGACGGTGACGGCGAAGGGCTCGAAGGCGTGCTTGTCGTAGCCCTCCATGCCCCCTCCTCGTGTGGCCTCGACGGCCGTCGGCGCACCGTGCCGGGCGACGGCCGAGGACCGGGACCACCCCCGTGGGCCCTGCTCCACCGGCCGCGCCCGGCACGGGCGTTTCCTTAATGGTCAGCAAGACTATAAATCGCGAACGGTGTCCCCACAACCCCCGGACGACGAAGCCCCGAACGCGAAGCGGCCGGCCCCGGGAGATCCCGGAACCGGCCGACGCCGTACTACGCAAGCAGCGGTGGAGCGGTGGCCTAGAGGCCGACCTCCTGCATCAGCATCCCGACCTCGGTGTTGGACAGCCGTCGCAGCCAGCCCGACTTCTGGTCGCCGAGGGCGATCGGTCCGAAGGACACGCGCACGAGCTTGTCGACCGGGAAGCCGGCCTCGGCGAGCATGCGCCGCACGATGTGCTTGCGGCCCTCGTGCAGCGTCACCTCGACCATGTAGTTCTTGCCGGTCTGCTCGACGACCCTGAAGTGGTCCGCCTTCGCGTACCCGTCCTCCAGCTGGATGCCGTCCTTGAGCTGCTTGCCCAGGTCGCGCGGGATCGGGCCCACGATGTGCGCGAGGTACACCTTCTTCACGCCGTACTTGGGGTGGGTCAGGCGGTGCGCCAGCTCACCGTGGTTGGTGAGCAGGATGAGGCCCTCGGTCTCGGTGTCGAGCCGTCCCACGTGGAAGAGCCGCGTCTCGCGGTTCGTCACGTAGTCGCCGAGGCACTGCCGGCCTTCGTTGTCCTCCATGGTGGACACGACACCGGCGGGCTTGTTGAGCACGAAGAACTGGTACGACTGGGTCGCGACCGTCAGTCCGTCGACCCTGATCTCGTCCTTCTCCGGGTCGACGCGCATGCCCTGCTCCACGACGATCTCGCCGTTGACCTCGACCCGGGACTGCTCGACCAGCTCCTCGCAGGAACGCCGCGAACCGTAGCCCGCCCGCGCGAGCACCTTCTGCAGGCGCTCGCCCTCCTGCTCGGCGCCCGGGAAGGTCTTGACCGTCTTGGCGTCGGGCTTGCCCGCGTAGCGGTCCCTGTTGCGCTCCTCGGTACGGGTCTCGTACTCACGCGAGCGCGCGTTCTCCGTACGGCCGCCGCGCTGCTGGCCCTGCTTGGGGCCGCCCTTGGCACCGCCGCGCGCGGAGCTGCCGCGCCCGGACTTCGCACCCTCGTGGGTGGCGCCGGGGCCTACGTCGTAGCGCCGCTCCTCGGGGCGGGGCTTGCTGGGGCGCTTCGGCCTGTCGTCGGAGCCCGCCGCCCCGCTCTGCTGGGAGCCGCCGACGGGCCCCCGGGAGTTGTATCCGCTGCCGGAGGTACGGGGGCCACCGCCGCCGGAGCCGCGGGATCCCCCGCCGCCACCGGAGCCACGGGAGTTACCGCCCCCGGCCCCGCGGGGGTTGCCGCCTCCACCGCCGGAGCCGCGCGAGCTTCCGCTCCCGCCGGTCCCGCGGGGGTTGCCGCGCCCGCCGCTGTTCCTGCCGCTGCCACTGCCACTGCTTCGCATCAAAGTTCCGTCGTCGTCGTGTCGTCTGCATCTGCGTCCGGCGCATCCGGATCGAACGACGGGACCCCTTCCAGCGTCTCTGCTTCGATCGCGTCCGCCTCCGGAAGGAAGGGCGCGAGCTCCGGAAGCTCGTACAGGCCGCGCAGGCCCATTCGCTCCAGGAAGTAGTTCGTCGTCCTGTACAGGATCGCACCTGTTTCGGGTTCCGCGCCCGCCTCCTGGACCAGACCCCTCTGAAGGAGGGTGCGCATCACGCCGTCACAGTTCACTCCGCGGACCGCCGAGACCCTCGATCGGCTGACCGGCTGCCGGTACGCGACGACGGCGAGCGTCTCCAGCGCCGCCTGGGTGAGACGGGCGTGCTGGCCGTCCAGGACGAAGCGCTCGACGGCCGCCGCGTACTCCGGGCGGCTGTAGAACCGCCAGCCGCCGGCGACGATCCGCAGCTCGAAGCCGCGCCTGTGGAGGCTGTACTCGTCGGCCAGCGCGCGCAGCGCGTCCGCGATCTGCCGCCTGGGCCGCTCCAGGATCTTCGCGAGGTGCTCCTCGGTGGCGGGCTCGTCCACGACCATGAGGACGGCCTCCAGGGCGGGCCGGAGGTCGAGATCCGCGACGCTGCGAGCCCCCGCGGGGGCTCCGGTGGTGTCCTCGCTCACACCTTCACACCTTCTTCTCCTCGACCGGATCCGGGACAGGATCCGGCGGCCGGTCGAACTCGTCCGTCACCGCGGGCTGCGCATCCCCCTCCCCGCCCGTCCAGCGCACCACCAGGTCCCCCAGAGCCTCCTCCTGGTCCAGGGAGACCGCCTTCTCCCGATAGAGCTCCAGAAGGGCCAGGAAACGCGCCACGACGGTGAGGGTGTCGTCGACGCCCTCCACGAGCGAGCGGAAACTGGCCTCGCCGAGCTCCCGCAGCCGCGCCACCACGATCGCCGCCTGCTCCTGCACGCTCACGAGCGGCGCGTGGATGTGGTCGACGTAGACCTGCGGCTTGGGGCGGGGCTGCATCGCCTTCACGGCCAGTGCGGCGAAACCTTCCGCCCCGATGCTGATGACCACTTCGGGCAGCAGCTCGGCGTGGTGCGCCTCAAGGCCGACGGTACGGGGGTAGCGGCGCGCCTCCTCGTCGAGGCGGCGGTCGAAGATGTCGGCGATCTGCTTGTACGCGCGGTACTGCAGCAGCCGGGCGAAGAGCAGGTCGCGGGCTTCCAGGAGGGCCAGGTCGGCCTCGTCCTCGACCTCGGCGGAGGGCAGCAGCCGGGCGGCCTTCAGATCGAGCAGGGTCGCCGCGACGACCAGGAACTCGGTGGTCTGGTCGAGGTCCCAGTCCGGCCCCATGGCCCGGATGTGCGCCATGAACTCGTCGGTGACCTTGGAGAGCGCGACCTCGGTGACATCCATCTTGTGCTTGGAGATCAGCTGGAGCAGCAGATCGAACGGCCCCTCGAAGTTGACCAGCCGCACCTTGAAGACGCCGTCGTCGGGCTCGGGATCACTTCCGGGCTCGGCCGCCGCCGGGGAGTCCACGCCCGGCCCGGCCGGGCCCTCTTCCACGGGCGGCTCAGCGGGGGGCCCGCCCCCGGGCCCCCGCCCCAGCACGCGCCGTCGCCCACCGGGTGCGGCGGCGGAGGCGGTGGGAGGAGGGCCGTCGTTCGAGGTCATGGCCGTCGCAGGCTACCGCTACCGCCCGCGCAACCGTCGTACGAGAATGCTCGCGTCGCCGCGCGATTCGAGATCCGCGAGGACCACCGCGACGGCCTCCCGCACGATCCGACCGCGGTCGACCGCGAGCCCGTGCTCGCCGCGGAGCACCAGCCGGGCGTGTTCGAGGTCCATGAGCTCCTCGGCGGACACGTACACCGTGATCTTCTCGTCGTGCCGCTCGCGCCCGCTGGGCCGCCGTCCGGAGCCCCGCCCGCGCTTGCGGGCCTGGCCCTGCGGCTGGACCCCGGCAGCGCCTTCCGGCGGCGCCGGACGCCGCCCGGAGCGGTCCGCCGTGACGGCGCCCCGGCTCCGGGACTCCCCGTCGGCGGAGTCGGCGTCGGCCGCGACATGTTCGTCGCCCTCGCCGTCACCGCCCCGCACGGGCACCGACTGCGGCCCGTCCTCCCCGGCCGCGGCGTCGCTCTCGCCCGCCGGAGCGGGCACCCGCGCCTCGCCGTTGGCCGGACGCCGCGGGCTGGAGGACTGGAGCGCCATCCCCCCGGTCGTACGGAACAGTTCGTCGGCCCCCGGCAGACTCACTCGGCGTGACACCGGGCGAGCACCTCCCTGGCGAGCTGACGGTAGGCGGCGGCGCCGACGGAGTTGGAGGCGTACGTCGTGATCGGCTCACCGGCGACCGTGGTCTCCGGGAAGCGGACCGTCCGGCCGATCACCGTGTGGTAGACGTGCTCGTCGAACGCCTCGACCACACGCGCGAGCACCTCACGGCTGTGCACGGTCCGCGAGTCGTACATCGTGGCGAGGATGCCGTCGAGCTCCAGCTCGGGGTTGAGCCGCTCCTGGACCTTCTCGATGGTCTCGGTGAGCAGCGCGACCCCGCGCAGCGCGAAGAACTCGCACTCCAGCGGCACTATCACCTTGTGGGCGGCCGTCAGCGCGTTCACGGTGAGCAGGCCGAGCGAGGGCTGACAGTCGATCACGATGTAGTCGTAGTCGGCCATCAGCGGCTTCAGGGCGCGCTGCAGCGTGGACTCGCGGGCGACCTCGCTCACCAGCTGGACCTCGGCGGCGGACAGATCGATGTTGCTGGGCAGCAGGTCCATGTTCGGGACCGCGGTCTTCAGCAGCACCTCGTCGGCCGCCATGCCCCGCTCCATGAGCAGGTTGTAGACCGTGAGGTCGAGCTCCATCGGGTTGACTCCGAGGCCCACGGACAGGGCGCCCTGCGGGTCGAAGTCGACGAGCAGGACCCGGCGTCCGTACTCCGCGAGGGCGGCACCCAGGTTGATGGTCGACGTCGTCTTGCCCACGCCGCCCTTCTGGTTGCACATCGCGATGATCTTCGCGGGGCCGTGGTCGGTCAGCGGGCCCGGGATCGGGAAGTACGGCAGCGGGCGACCGGTCGGACCGATGCGCTCGCGCCGCTGGCGCGCCGCGTCGGGCGCGAGCGTGGCCGCGTACTCCGGATCGGGCTCGTACTCGGCGTCGGGGTCGTAGAAATGCCCCTCGGGCAGGTCGTCGTAGTCGGCGAAGTGGGTGCGGTTCTCGCCACTTCCGTTGCCGGCCATGGCGTTCACGTGATGGCCATCCATGCTCTGGTGTGCTGTCTGAGTCGTCTTCGGACTCTGGTGGGCTGCGAAGGTGCGCACAGCGACGGAGCCGACAGCTTCGAGCCCCGTTGGCCTTGAGCCCTGCGCAGGCATTCCTGGTTGACCACCCCCGGGAGTAAATGTCGACTCATTCACAAGTCGTCTTACCTCCTTGGTGACCAGGAAACTTCTCGATAGGTCAGCGTGGCACCATGCCGACGGTTGGCGACTCTATGGCGTGTCACCGCTTCGCAGCAACACAATCCGCCGGACCCGGCCCGATGTGTCGGCAACGGAACATCCCTCTGTCAAGGGCGTAAGGACGTCGCACGGGCGGTTCCAGGGGTGTGCGAAACGGTCTAAGGGTTACGTTCGAGGCGAGTTGAACGAGTCTCGCAAAGTGACCCGACACACATCCGGCCGGGCCCCTGAAGCAAGGTCCGGCCGTACGTGCGATGTTGACGAGTCGTGTTGACGTATCGCCTTTTGGCGACGGGGACCTCAGCCGAGCAGGGTCTCCAGCTCGGCGTGCTCCAGGCCGTGGGCCTCCGCGACCTCGCGGTACACGACCTTGCCGTCATGCGTGTTGAGCCCCCGGGCGAGCGCGGGATCACGGCGCAGCGCCTCGACCCAGCCGCGGTTCGCGAGTTCGACGATGTACGGCAGCGTGGCGTTGGTGAGCGCGTACGTCGAGGTGTTGGGCACCGCGCCCGGCATGTTGGCGACGCAGTAGAAGACCGAGTTGTGGACCGGGAAGGTCGGCTCGGCGTGGGTGGTCGGACGCGAGTCCTCGAAGCAGCCGCCCTGGTCGATGGCGATGTCGACAAGGACACTTCCGGGCTTCATTCGCGACACGAGCTCGTTGGTCACCAGCTTCGGCGCCTTCGCGCCGGGGATGAGCACGGCGCCGATGACGAGGTCCGCGTCGAGGCAGGCCTTCTCCAGCTCGAAGGAGTTCGAGACGACGGTCTGGATCTTCGTGCCGAAGATCTTGTCGGCTTCCTTGAGCTTGTTGATGTCGCGGTCGAGCAGGGTCACGTGGAAGCCCATGCCGATGGCGATCTGCGCGGCGTTCCAGCCGGAGACCCCGCCGCCGATGACCACGGCGCGGGCGGCCAGCACGCCCGGGACGCCGCCGGGCAGGACGCCGCGACCGCCATTGGCGCGCATCAGGTGGTAGGCGCCGACCTGCGGGGCGAGGCGGCCCGCGACCTCGGACATCGGGGCGAGCAGCGGCAGCGCGCGGCCGGGCAGCTCGACCGTCTCGTACGCGATCGCCGTGGTGCCGGACTCCAGGAGCGCGTCCGTGCACTCCTTGGAGGCGGCCAGGTGCAGGTAGGTGAAGAGCGTCTGGTCCTTGCGGAGGCGGTGGTACTCCTCGGCGATGGGCTCCTTGACCTTCAGCAGCAGGTCTGCGGCGGTCCAGACCTCGTCGGCGGTGTCGACGATCCGCGCGCCGGCGGCGACGAACTCGTCGTCCGTGATCGAGGAGCCGACACCGGCGTGCCGCTCGATCAGGACCTGATGGCCGTGGCGCACCAGCTCGTGCACACCGGCGGGGGTGATGGCCACCCGGAACTCGTTGTTCTTGACCTCGCGGGGGATGCCGACCTTCACGTCGATCACGGTTCCTTGGCTCAGGAGGGATGCAGCGGGGATCTGGGCCGGGCAGCGCACAACATGACGATGCCTGACATACCCGGATGCACGGGAGCACACCGGGGAACACCACGAAAAGACGCGGCGGAGCCAGTTTAATGAAGGGATTCTCTCTGTCTAGCCTTTCAAAGCATCAATCTTCTTTGGATGCGCTACGGATTTCGCAGGTGTTGCCGTCTTGTTCCCTGCTTGCTGCGCTCTCCGGGAGCTCGTCACCGAGCATTCGTTCGGCGGCGGTGCGGTGCAGCCGGGCGGCCGTGGGGTCCCCCAGCCGGTCGAGCGTGTCGGCCAGCCGCAGCTGGAGAGCGGCCTGCAGCCGGACGTCGTCGGCGCGGCGCGCCCACTCGACCGCCTCCTGGCAGGTGACGAGGGATTCCTCGGGCCGGCCCGCGTACTCCTGCACCCGCGCCATCTCGCTCAACGCCCGTGCCTGGCCCGCCACATCACCGGTCCGGCGATGTCCGGTGACCGCGGAGCGCCAGTTGCGCAGCGCCTCTCCGTAGCGGCCCGCGTAGGTGTGCGCGGTGGCGATCCGGCCGTGCAGTCGGGCCGCGTCGGCGCGCTCGTCGCGGGCGAGCCGCTGGGCGAGCGCGCGCCCGTACCAGTCGGCGGCCCGGTCGTAGTCGCCGAGTTTCTGATGGGCACCGCCCACGGATTCCATCGCGCGGCCGGTCGCGTACGGGTCGTTCGCCTCGCGTCCGGCGTCCAGAGCGGCCCGGTAGCGGGCCAGCGCGTCCGTCGTACGGCCGGTCCGGGCGTCGAGGTCGGCGAGGTTCAGCAGCGCCGCGGCCTTCTCGCGGGGCAGGTTCCGGCGTTCGGCGACGTCCAGGACGAGTCGGTGGATGCCGTACAGCTCGGGGGCGGCGGCCTGCGTACCGACATGGGCGACCAGCGCTCTGACCAGGGCGGCCATCAGGCGGCGGGCCAGGGTGTCCAGCTCGCCGTCGCGGACCGCGAGGCGGGCGGCGGCCAGCAGCGCGGGCTGCCTGATGCGCAGCCAGTCGGCAGCCGCGCGCGGGTTGGGGAAGCGCAGCGCTCGGGGCATCCCGGCGAGCTTCTCGCGGGCGGGCGAGCTGTCGGTCTCGGTGATCGCCCGGCACGACACCAGGAGCCGCACGGTCCGCTCCAGCATGCGGGCGCGGGCCAGTTGCAGTTCGGCCGCGCGGTCCTCGGTCGCGGTCAGCGCGCGCAGCAGCGGCAGCAGGCAGCCGGGCACCTCGTACTGCGGCAGCGGTGACTCCACGGCTCGTACGAGGCCGAGTGCGGTGAAGTCGTCCAGGGTGGTGCGGGCGGCGCCGACCGAGCAGCCGGCGAGCGCGGACGCGGTGTGCGGGTCGACGAGACCGGCGGGGGCGAGCGAGAGGAGTCGCAGTATCCGTGCGGCGGTCGTCGGCAGGGCCGCGTAGGTGAGCCGGAAGATCCGTTCGAGGACCGGGCCGTCGTCACCGTCGGTGTGCAGTTGCTTGGCGAGATCGGCGACGGCGGACTTGGGCCGGTGGGCGAGCCAGGCCCCGGCGAGGACGAGCGCGGCGGGCTGCGCCCCGCAGGTCTCCACGAGTCCTTCGGCGGCGCGCGGGTCCACGGTGATGCGTACGGAGCCGGTGAACCGGTCCAGGAGTTCGAGGG
This sequence is a window from Streptomyces ortus. Protein-coding genes within it:
- a CDS encoding Rieske (2Fe-2S) protein, with translation MTNPATRRTVLATGAASAAGALLLGCSKYGDENDGGDTEKPAPAGKELTGTADVPVGGGRIFKEEKVVVTQPEKGGFKAFSAVCTHQGCVVADVSDGTINCKCHGSRFRVADGSVAGGPAPKPLPARQITVEGDSISLA
- the ald gene encoding alanine dehydrogenase, yielding MIDVKVGIPREVKNNEFRVAITPAGVHELVRHGHQVLIERHAGVGSSITDDEFVAAGARIVDTADEVWTAADLLLKVKEPIAEEYHRLRKDQTLFTYLHLAASKECTDALLESGTTAIAYETVELPGRALPLLAPMSEVAGRLAPQVGAYHLMRANGGRGVLPGGVPGVLAARAVVIGGGVSGWNAAQIAIGMGFHVTLLDRDINKLKEADKIFGTKIQTVVSNSFELEKACLDADLVIGAVLIPGAKAPKLVTNELVSRMKPGSVLVDIAIDQGGCFEDSRPTTHAEPTFPVHNSVFYCVANMPGAVPNTSTYALTNATLPYIVELANRGWVEALRRDPALARGLNTHDGKVVYREVAEAHGLEHAELETLLG
- a CDS encoding NUDIX hydrolase; translated protein: MEGYDKHAFEPFAVTVDLAVFTVRAGALQVLLIERGQEPYAGCRALPGGFVLPAESAETAARRELAEETGLADVSGLHLEQLRTYSEPERDPRMRVVSVAYTALLPDPPEPRGGGDAASAHWLPYDGLGPLAFDHGRILADARERIGAKLEYTCLATAFCPPEFTLGELQQVYETVWGAALDRPNFRRKVLATAGFVEPVPGAARLTGGRGKPAALYRAGAATGLHPPLLRAAPPAPGPAGPQDSPGPQDPAASSPSVSTAASASALSSSSKGPSS
- the aroH gene encoding chorismate mutase, yielding MAVRAVRGAVQLERDEAGHMDEQVSELLTAILERNGLTADELISIWFTATPDLHSDFPAAAARKLGIVDVPLICAQELDIEGAMPRVVRVLAHIESDLPRADIAHVYLGSAGALRKDIAQ
- a CDS encoding DUF6529 family protein, with protein sequence MTVDPNAATQGFPAPDPARRGPGAARYLVPALVAGAVAVGLGVYGNVHDPEGTAFNLAGFSSTSAVKSWLATVAVGFAVVQLVSALMLYGRLPGPSWSGVLHRWSGRIAFLVAVPVAVHCLYALGYQTYEPRVLWHSLLGCFFFGAFSAKMLLLRAERLPGWLLPVVGGLVFSALTVIWLTSALWFFRTFGVTT
- a CDS encoding ADP-ribosylglycohydrolase family protein yields the protein MTTTVRKQAATGALTGLALGDALGAPTEFKDVPSILAAYGPWRELELPDPAHITDDTQMTLAVARGLRAAMDRGLLGPRELAESLRGEFIAWNRSPENNRAPGNTCLTACALLERADLPWQDASQLGSKGCGANMRVAPLGLAPGLSDEQRAVAAQLQAALTHGHPTALAASDLTAHAIRLLAQGAEPTGLVGQLRSYAYENRTRYHERWLGDLWTRAQDPTPEHFITRGWDECLAALDRLRQALRSPSPETDPCLATGAGWIAEEALATGLLSFLLFVAEPVTALRRAACTSGDSDSIACLAGAFAGAYLGAEAWPTEWADRVEHQGDLAALGALWDA
- a CDS encoding pseudouridine synthase, with amino-acid sequence MRSSGSGSGRNSGGRGNPRGTGGSGSSRGSGGGGGNPRGAGGGNSRGSGGGGGSRGSGGGGPRTSGSGYNSRGPVGGSQQSGAAGSDDRPKRPSKPRPEERRYDVGPGATHEGAKSGRGSSARGGAKGGPKQGQQRGGRTENARSREYETRTEERNRDRYAGKPDAKTVKTFPGAEQEGERLQKVLARAGYGSRRSCEELVEQSRVEVNGEIVVEQGMRVDPEKDEIRVDGLTVATQSYQFFVLNKPAGVVSTMEDNEGRQCLGDYVTNRETRLFHVGRLDTETEGLILLTNHGELAHRLTHPKYGVKKVYLAHIVGPIPRDLGKQLKDGIQLEDGYAKADHFRVVEQTGKNYMVEVTLHEGRKHIVRRMLAEAGFPVDKLVRVSFGPIALGDQKSGWLRRLSNTEVGMLMQEVGL
- a CDS encoding ParA family protein, encoding MPAQGSRPTGLEAVGSVAVRTFAAHQSPKTTQTAHQSMDGHHVNAMAGNGSGENRTHFADYDDLPEGHFYDPDAEYEPDPEYAATLAPDAARQRRERIGPTGRPLPYFPIPGPLTDHGPAKIIAMCNQKGGVGKTTSTINLGAALAEYGRRVLLVDFDPQGALSVGLGVNPMELDLTVYNLLMERGMAADEVLLKTAVPNMDLLPSNIDLSAAEVQLVSEVARESTLQRALKPLMADYDYIVIDCQPSLGLLTVNALTAAHKVIVPLECEFFALRGVALLTETIEKVQERLNPELELDGILATMYDSRTVHSREVLARVVEAFDEHVYHTVIGRTVRFPETTVAGEPITTYASNSVGAAAYRQLAREVLARCHAE
- a CDS encoding segregation and condensation protein A, producing MTSNDGPPPTASAAAPGGRRRVLGRGPGGGPPAEPPVEEGPAGPGVDSPAAAEPGSDPEPDDGVFKVRLVNFEGPFDLLLQLISKHKMDVTEVALSKVTDEFMAHIRAMGPDWDLDQTTEFLVVAATLLDLKAARLLPSAEVEDEADLALLEARDLLFARLLQYRAYKQIADIFDRRLDEEARRYPRTVGLEAHHAELLPEVVISIGAEGFAALAVKAMQPRPKPQVYVDHIHAPLVSVQEQAAIVVARLRELGEASFRSLVEGVDDTLTVVARFLALLELYREKAVSLDQEEALGDLVVRWTGGEGDAQPAVTDEFDRPPDPVPDPVEEKKV
- the scpB gene encoding SMC-Scp complex subunit ScpB, whose translation is MSEDTTGAPAGARSVADLDLRPALEAVLMVVDEPATEEHLAKILERPRRQIADALRALADEYSLHRRGFELRIVAGGWRFYSRPEYAAAVERFVLDGQHARLTQAALETLAVVAYRQPVSRSRVSAVRGVNCDGVMRTLLQRGLVQEAGAEPETGAILYRTTNYFLERMGLRGLYELPELAPFLPEADAIEAETLEGVPSFDPDAPDADADDTTTTEL